A stretch of DNA from Methylomicrobium lacus LW14:
GTTCGGAAGACTCGATCATCCGCGAAATCGAAGCGATCCGCGACACCTCGCCGGCCTTTACCGGCCACATCTCGGACCTGGGCGGCCCGACCGCGAACATGTACCGGCTTGCCTGCAAGGACCCGGAGATCGAAGTCGCCTGCCGCAAGCCCTCCTGCGTGTTCCCCGGCATCTGTCCGAATCTGAATACCGACCACACGCCGCTGATCAAGCTTTACCGGCGCGCGCGCGCTTTGCCCGGCATCAAGAAGATCTTCATCGCCTCGGGCCTGCGCTACGATCTCGCGGTCACCTCCCCGGAATACGTGAAGGAACTGGTCACCCACCATGTCGGCGGCTATCTGAAAATCGCCCCCGAACACACCGAGCAGGGCCCGCTGTCGAAGATGATGAAGCCCGGCATCGGCACTTACGACCGTTTCAAGCAGATGTTCGACAAATACTCGAAGGAAGCCGGCAAGGAGCAATACCTGATCCCGTACTTCATCGCAGCCCACCCCGGCACGACCGATGCGGACATGCTGAACCTGGCTCTGTGGCTAAAGCGCAACGGCTTTCGGGCCGATCAGGTGCAGGCCTTCCTGCCGTCGCCGATGGCGATCGCGTCCGCGATGTACCATTCCGGCAAGGACACGCTGCACAAGGTCAGCCGCAGCGTCGATGATATTTATATCCCGAAAAGCGTCAAACAGCGCCGCCTGCATAAAGCCTTTCTGCGCTATCACGACGCGAACAACTGGCCGCTGCTCCGCGAAGCGTTAAAGGAGATGGGCCGCAGCGACCTGATCGGCAACGGTAAACACCACCTGATCCCGACCTTCCAGCCCAAAGGCACCGGCGGCGTCGCTGCCGAAAAGCTGCAACACTTCAGAACCAAGCATACCGGGCAGGAAGCGGGATTGGTTGGGAAAAAACGAGCGCGTACGGGCGTCAACCCGCGCGCGGCCAAAAGGTCGAAGTGATTCGCCGTTTATAAAAATATGATTTTGATCGCTTTCGCACAACGAGCTCAGGTTTAATTCATTAAGCCTGAGCTGAAAAGCTAAAAAATGCTGGTCAAAATCAAATTATTCTGTATAATGGCGGATTCTTAGCTGGTGTAGCTCAGTTGGTAGAGCAGCTGATTTGTAATCAGCCGGTCGCGGGTTCGAGTCCCATCACCAGCTCCAGATAAAATAAGGCCTTAGGTAGAAATACCTAAGGCCTTTTTTATTGCCTCATGATTTTGTTCCGCCGAAATTTGCGAGACCACCCCTCTCGTTCCCGCGCGCCGCGTGGGAATGCCGGCCAAGACGCGCCAGCGTCGCGATTCAGCCATACCATTCCGTATCGATTTTCAACACCCCGTTTTTCCCTGCGTAATTGCGGGCGCTGGAATTGCGCCAATGCACCGGAGTGTCGACAGCCACGTTTAACCGGATTCTGGTGGATGTATTCGATTTTTTGCAGCATCATCGCAGGGTTTTGTATTTGCTCGGGATGCGAGCCTTCCTCCCAGACCTGATAATCGCGGTCTTGCTTATGCGCCTTTTTATAAAAAGCCAGTTGTTTCAGGATGCGCTCGGCCCTTTGTTTTTGCAGCACTTCGAGCAAGCGTTTTGCGGTCCATGATTTGAAACTGCTGATTTCAGCCGGTAAATCCGGCGATTGGGCGATCAAATACAGGTGGTTTTCCATACCGCGGCGACATCGCGGATCGGGACGCTGGCGCGTCCGCCCTCGGTTACCACGCGGTGCGTGGGGACCAGATAATAAGTAGTATTACTTAAGTATTTTTACTAATTGTAGAGGTTAGTTAATCTATAAGATGATGTCTAATTGAGCCAGGCTTTGTTGCATAAAAAGGACTAGCCAAATTGGAAACCATCGGCACGGAACTTGAGCCTTCGGTCGCGAGAATGCGATCTACATCGATTCATTTATTATTAATCAGAGGTGAATAATATGAAGAACCCATCGATCAGAATTTGGACGCGCTTTATTTTGGCTATCCTTGTGTTTGGCCTACCGGGCATGGCGAGTGCCCAATTGACATTCAGCGGCATCGTGACTTTTGGTACCAGCGTGTCCGACCCTGGCAATGCATTCTCCCTGCTGGCTCACCCTGTATCGGGCTTAAATTTGGAGGGCGATGTGAGTCAGAACACGCCGCCTTATGATACGCTGGACGAGTCTCTCGTTCCGAGCGCCCCCTATGCGAAGGGCGGGCATCATTTCAGCAACGGCGCGACATGGATTGAGCAATTCGCCCAAGGGCGAGGCTTGGCTGCAGACGTCGGACCGGCCTTCCAAAGCGATAGCAGCAAGGCGCATAACTATGCCGTGGGCGGGGCACGAGCCACAAATTACCCGGATCGAGTCAATCTGCCGCAACAGGTACAAGCTTTCCTCGACGATGTTGGGCAAACGGCCCCGGCAGATGCTCTGTACGTCATCGAGTTTGGAAACAATGACATTCGTGATGCCTTGGTGGAGTTCTTCACGGTGTTTCTAGCGACGGGCGATCAAACCCAGGCGGTGGCTGCGGCGAACGCTGTCATAACCGCCGCTCTGAGCGGCATCGCCGACAATATTCAAGTGCTTTACGGTTCCGGGGCGAGAAAATTTCTTGTCTTGAATGCGGCAAGGATAGACCTGCTTCCTGCTGTGACAGCCCTGGGGCCGGACGCGACAACGGTTGCCGGCATCCTGACTGATGGGTTCAATCAAGGGCTAGCCCAAAACGTATTGGCATCCCTCAGCGCTCTGCCAGGCATCCAGATCGCGCAACTGGATATCGCTGATCAAATGGCGACTATAATCGGCTCTCCGAGCGACTACGGCCTGACGAATGTCACAGATCCTTGCGTAACGCCGGATACTCCGCCTTATACCTGCAAAAAACCTGACAGCTTCTTTTTCTGGGATGGTATTCACCCTACGAAGGCCGTACACGCAATCATCAACCAGGAGGCGGTGAACGTGTTGGCTAACTATCCCTAGCCGGCAGCCTTGATTCATCTCCAAAAAGGCGCTGCTTCGAATGTCCGTTGCCGCTATGGCGTGAAGGCCCGAGAAGTCCTAGAACCCCTTGGTTTACGAACAAGATGGAAGTTTCTTGTGGGTCGGTTGTCTCTGTAACTAAATCGTAGCTGCGCCTAACGGTTAATAAGAGATTCTAGGCTTTTTGAGGCTGTTTTTGATGGCGAATAAAAATGCAAGATATTGATTTAATCTACTTTAAATTGAAAGCGTAACAGTTGTAATCAGCCGGTCGCGGGTTCGAGTCCCATCGCCAGCTCCAGCTCCAGATAAAACAAGGGTTTAGATGAAAGTCTAAGCCCTTTTTTATTGCCTCATGATTTTGTTCCGGCGAAATTTGCGAGACTACCCATCTGGTTACCACGCCGCGCGCGGGAACCAGATAAAATACCCGTACGTGCCACCTTTGCGTTGCATGGTGATCAAACAATCCGGCAATATCCCATAAAACTGGCGCCCTTCATGCTCTCTGAGAGTAAAAGACCTGCCGCCCATCATTTCTTGATATTGAAAGACCTGCCCCCATTATTTCCTCGCGCGTACCGTCGGGGCGAAGATGATTCAGGAGAGGAAGAGTGCCTGAAGACCGGCTAAAATATTTTCCCGAAGAAAAGAAACAAACCACTAAACAAAAAGAGACTTTATGAATTCCTGGACGAAATATCCGCAGATATACGAAATCAATACCTGGGTTTGGCTGGAGGAGCTCAGCCGAAGTGCCGGTCGCCCCATCACCCTGGCTTCGGTCCCCGATGTCGAGTGGGACTGCATCGCGGCGCTCGGCTTCGATGCGGTCTGGTTGATGGGGGTTTGGGAGCGTAGTCCGATGGGCAAAAGGATTGCGATGGCCAATGCAGGCTTGCGGGCAGAATTCCAAGACGCTTTGCCGGATTTCAAGGAGGCGGACAATGTCGGCTCGCCTTACTGCATAAGGCGATATCGCGTTGACGAGCATCTGGGCGGACCGGAAGCCCTGGCCCTCGCCAGAGCGAAAATGGCGGCGCGCGGCCTGCGCCTGATCCTCGATTTCGTGCCCAATCATGTCGCACCGGATCACCCCTGGCTGGCCGAGCATCCACGCTATTTTATTCGCGGCGGTGACAAGGACCTGAGCAGGGAGCCGGCAGCCTTCATCGACATCGGCGGCAACATCTTTGCCTGCGGCAAGGATCCGCGTTTCCCTGCCGGGTCCGATAGGGTCCAGGTGAACGGCTTTGCCCCAGGACTGCGCGCAGCCGCCGTCGAGACCCTGCACGCTATCGCCGGACAGTGCGACGGCGTGCGCTGCGATAGGGC
This window harbors:
- a CDS encoding SGNH/GDSL hydrolase family protein gives rise to the protein MKNPSIRIWTRFILAILVFGLPGMASAQLTFSGIVTFGTSVSDPGNAFSLLAHPVSGLNLEGDVSQNTPPYDTLDESLVPSAPYAKGGHHFSNGATWIEQFAQGRGLAADVGPAFQSDSSKAHNYAVGGARATNYPDRVNLPQQVQAFLDDVGQTAPADALYVIEFGNNDIRDALVEFFTVFLATGDQTQAVAAANAVITAALSGIADNIQVLYGSGARKFLVLNAARIDLLPAVTALGPDATTVAGILTDGFNQGLAQNVLASLSALPGIQIAQLDIADQMATIIGSPSDYGLTNVTDPCVTPDTPPYTCKKPDSFFFWDGIHPTKAVHAIINQEAVNVLANYP